A single genomic interval of Bradyrhizobium japonicum USDA 6 harbors:
- a CDS encoding winged helix-turn-helix domain-containing protein, translated as MSRASAKSLPQLSLRIDLDGEDRIGPGKIELLEQIREHGSISGAGRAMDMSYKRAWDLVDEINRICGHAAVEPQAGGKNGGGAMLTPFGEKLVARYRKIERDAARAVHKELEALKSDIARSRKS; from the coding sequence ATGTCGCGCGCGAGCGCCAAATCCCTCCCCCAGCTGAGCCTTCGCATCGACCTCGACGGCGAGGATCGGATCGGGCCCGGCAAGATCGAGCTGTTGGAGCAGATCCGCGAGCACGGCTCGATCTCGGGGGCCGGCCGGGCCATGGACATGTCCTACAAGCGCGCCTGGGATCTGGTCGATGAGATCAACCGCATCTGCGGCCATGCCGCCGTCGAGCCGCAGGCCGGCGGCAAGAACGGCGGCGGCGCGATGCTGACCCCGTTCGGCGAGAAACTTGTTGCGCGCTACCGCAAGATCGAGCGCGACGCCGCCCGCGCGGTGCACAAGGAGCTGGAAGCGCTCAAGAGCGACATCGCCCGTTCGCGGAAATCGTGA
- a CDS encoding MFS transporter, whose amino-acid sequence MLALAILCEIFLAADWYAFAAVLPFVSESLKLNPAEAGLAQGIFALTYGIGMVVWSPVSRSMTARNMLLIGLAGTGIGMVLQVFVQSYTQLVMLRLVIGFFDAGIFIGNMKLIFGWFPQSRRGSVVGIILAAYSLAITMDFALGIPLTVATGWRTFFAVLAIGTLLVAAVDALVVRNNPRELGIDGFTWGNETPQEHLPLGEIFRSKWIAVGGFGIVACTFAIAGTATWVVPAFITVQHMPPEAGAVIGTVMGLSQVLFLVIGGYMSDRLGKPFMIKLTACLAFLTALMFLWSVVTPMSFSMLVLFAALSGIALLGGGAIFALLSEKYSDALAPAAIGYAEVFGIFSAFVAPWMMGAIINASAGSFTGAFIAFAVVELIIVGLLMILAREDVSQGAVVGSPAE is encoded by the coding sequence ATGCTGGCGCTCGCCATCCTCTGCGAGATCTTTCTCGCCGCCGACTGGTATGCTTTTGCGGCCGTACTGCCCTTCGTCTCCGAGAGCCTCAAGCTCAATCCCGCCGAGGCGGGACTCGCCCAAGGCATCTTTGCGCTGACGTACGGCATCGGCATGGTCGTCTGGTCGCCGGTCAGCCGGTCGATGACGGCGCGCAACATGCTGCTGATCGGGCTTGCGGGCACTGGTATCGGCATGGTGCTCCAGGTGTTCGTACAAAGTTACACACAGCTCGTGATGCTCCGGCTCGTGATCGGCTTCTTCGACGCCGGCATCTTCATCGGCAACATGAAGCTGATCTTCGGCTGGTTTCCGCAAAGTCGACGTGGCTCGGTGGTAGGCATCATCCTCGCCGCCTACAGCCTCGCCATCACCATGGATTTCGCGCTCGGCATTCCCCTGACGGTTGCGACCGGTTGGCGGACCTTCTTCGCCGTGCTGGCAATCGGCACGCTGCTCGTTGCAGCCGTCGACGCACTCGTCGTCCGTAACAATCCGCGCGAGCTCGGCATCGACGGTTTCACCTGGGGCAACGAAACACCGCAGGAGCACCTGCCGCTCGGCGAGATCTTCCGCTCGAAATGGATCGCGGTCGGCGGCTTCGGCATCGTGGCCTGCACCTTTGCGATCGCCGGCACCGCCACCTGGGTGGTGCCGGCCTTCATCACCGTACAGCACATGCCGCCGGAAGCCGGCGCTGTCATCGGCACCGTCATGGGGTTGTCGCAGGTGCTGTTCCTGGTGATTGGCGGCTACATGTCCGATCGGCTCGGCAAGCCCTTCATGATCAAGCTCACCGCATGTCTCGCTTTCCTGACCGCGCTGATGTTCCTGTGGAGCGTGGTCACACCGATGTCGTTCTCTATGCTGGTGCTGTTTGCAGCACTCAGCGGTATCGCGCTGCTCGGCGGCGGCGCTATCTTCGCCCTGCTCAGCGAAAAATACTCCGACGCGCTCGCGCCGGCCGCGATTGGATACGCCGAGGTGTTTGGCATCTTCTCGGCCTTCGTGGCGCCCTGGATGATGGGCGCCATCATCAACGCCTCGGCCGGCTCGTTCACCGGCGCCTTCATTGCTTTCGCGGTGGTCGAGCTCATCATCGTCGGCCTTTTGATGATCCTCGCCCGCGAGGACGTCAGTCAGGGCGCGGTGGTCGGAAGCCCCGCGGAATAA
- a CDS encoding alpha/beta fold hydrolase, translated as MLDTVKPSPDLTGFSRAEYTINRVRTVVHSIGSGPALVFLHGTGTFTGFEMARDWAKRHTVIIPYHAGFGDSGDAETIDTVEDHVLHYMDLFDKLGLEQFDLAGFSLGGWLAAEFAIRQPHRVRKLVLVAPAGLVVGSAPAPGLFEIAPQELPAYLAHDPAAALRYFPKAPDPAFDAQLGREVTGFAKLIRSEPQGNPKLAHWLHRITMPTLVLWGAADRLRPTAQADAWKAGLPDARVTLVPATGHLVFEETPSSAHHVTDFLAD; from the coding sequence ATGCTTGATACCGTCAAACCCTCGCCGGATCTGACCGGCTTCTCCCGCGCGGAATATACGATCAACCGCGTGCGGACCGTCGTCCACAGCATCGGAAGCGGCCCGGCGCTGGTGTTCCTGCACGGCACCGGCACCTTCACCGGCTTCGAGATGGCGCGCGATTGGGCGAAGCGGCACACGGTCATCATCCCCTATCATGCGGGCTTTGGCGACTCCGGCGACGCCGAGACGATCGACACCGTCGAGGATCACGTCCTTCACTACATGGATCTGTTCGACAAGCTTGGCCTTGAGCAGTTCGACCTCGCCGGGTTCTCGCTCGGCGGATGGCTTGCCGCGGAGTTCGCGATCCGTCAGCCGCATCGGGTCCGCAAGCTGGTGCTGGTTGCGCCCGCCGGTCTTGTGGTCGGAAGCGCGCCTGCGCCCGGATTGTTCGAGATCGCACCGCAAGAACTGCCAGCCTATCTCGCGCACGATCCGGCCGCGGCACTCCGTTACTTTCCCAAGGCGCCCGATCCGGCCTTCGACGCCCAGCTTGGACGCGAGGTCACGGGCTTTGCCAAGCTGATCCGCAGCGAACCGCAGGGCAATCCCAAGCTCGCGCACTGGCTGCATCGGATCACGATGCCGACACTGGTGCTGTGGGGAGCCGCAGATCGCCTGCGTCCGACCGCCCAGGCAGATGCCTGGAAAGCAGGGCTCCCTGACGCACGCGTGACGCTGGTGCCTGCGACCGGTCATCTCGTGTTCGAGGAAACGCCGTCTTCTGCACACCACGTCACCGATTTTCTCGCCGATTGA
- a CDS encoding cupin domain-containing protein, whose amino-acid sequence MIEMPPGVTPAKEGFGNVIWNILGQTYTLKQHSEASMAWHAVFPDGTFVPPHVHPTQDEFVYVLSGRYDLWLDGKDLVAKAGDLVRMPKGIPHGIFNKSGETATSLFWVAPTRSLKELFERIHNLPDPQEVVRRAAEHEVNFLPPPA is encoded by the coding sequence ATGATCGAGATGCCTCCGGGCGTGACCCCTGCCAAAGAAGGCTTTGGCAACGTCATCTGGAACATTCTGGGCCAGACCTACACGCTGAAGCAGCATTCCGAGGCGTCGATGGCCTGGCACGCCGTGTTTCCGGATGGCACCTTCGTGCCGCCGCACGTGCATCCGACCCAGGATGAATTCGTCTATGTGCTGAGCGGCCGCTACGACCTCTGGCTCGATGGCAAGGACCTTGTCGCCAAGGCCGGCGACCTCGTCCGCATGCCCAAGGGCATCCCCCACGGCATTTTCAACAAGTCGGGTGAAACCGCCACCAGCCTGTTCTGGGTCGCACCGACGCGGTCGCTGAAAGAGCTGTTCGAGCGCATCCACAATCTCCCCGATCCGCAGGAGGTCGTGCGACGTGCCGCCGAACACGAGGTCAACTTCCTGCCGCCGCCCGCCTGA